GATTACCAGCTTCCGCAATTAGTTTTTCTGCTCCTGGAGTTTTTTTCACCATCAGAATTACTGCTCCAACTACGAACAAAATCCCCATTGTAAGAGCGGTAATAACGTTGGAGTCCCTTAAAAACTCTAATTTCTTTGGTAAATTGATATGTTCTGCATCATTTTTCTTATTTCCAAATACTTTCCCAAGTAACGCGGATAAAATCGCAACACTGGAAGAAGTATGTCCTAACGCAACATTATCATTTCCGGTAATTTTACGTAGAAATGGTTGTGTAATCGCTGGTTGTAATGTCCAGTAAAGTCCCATGATAACTGCTAGGAAGAGTACAAGGCCCCAAAATGGTATGTCTCCGCCAACAGCTTGAACTGTAATCCCAGCAAAAATCGTCGTTGTCCAAAACATCATATGACCAGTTAAATAAATGTATTTAAATGGTGTAAATCTAGCTAATAATACGTTGACTAAAAATCCGAGTGTCATCGCAAGTGTAACGGCACTACCAAATTTTGCATTAAAAGCTTCTTGTCCTAAAAATCCTGCAAGCGGCGGCGTTTCTAGTCCAAATACTTCTTTCCACATCGGTTCAAAAATTCCGAGTGAACCAGTAATAACAGCGGCACCGGCATTAATAATTAAGAATCCGATAATAGCTTTGAAAGTTCCGCTAATAACTTGGCTTAAGTTTTTCTTTTGTAAAAGTAACCCAAGAAGCACGATAAATCCTAAAAGTATAGCTGGGGTTCCAAAAAAGTTATTGGCAATCCAAGTAATAATCTCCATTTTTTTCCCACCTTTTTATCTTAATTTAGTTATTTATTGCGGCAGATAACGCATTTTTAATTTCGGCATTATCAAAGTAGTTATTAACAATGATTACTTTGGCGCTTGTATCTGTTCCAAGTGTTTCTGCTAATTCTTGACTTGTCACAATAATATCCACATTCATCGAGCGAGCTGCTGAGACATCAATATGCTCTACATCCGCGTCCACTCCCATTTCACGTAAAACCGTTTCTACATTCATTCGTAAAATTAAACTAGTACCTTGACCAAGTCCACACACTGCTAAAATTTTCATGATTATCCCTCCACTAATTCTCCAATTGCTTGGTAATCTTCCGCTTGAATCATTTTTTCAATATTATCGTTATTACTAAGCAAGGAAACAATTTTTTGAATGACTTTTAAATGTGCCTCACTAGAAGTTGCTGCGAGTCCAAATACTAATCGCACGGGATCATTTGCAGCGTGTCCGAAATTCACGCCTTCTTTTAATATGACTAGAGAAACTGCTGAATTTTCCACACCATCTGTTGGTCTTGCATGTGGTATGGCTATTTGAGGTGCAATGACAAAATACGCACCATTTTCATGATAAGACTCCACCATTTTTTCGACGTACTGTTCGCTTACATAACCTGCATTTACTAATAATTCTCCTGCTTGCGTGATAGCTTCGTCCGCTTTTGTTGCTGATCCATGCAGATTTACAAGCTCTTTATCCAAAAAAGACATATCTCTTCATCCCTTCTAACTAATTGATAGCGCTATCAATAACTTACACTTTTATTATAGATGTAGTATGACTGTTTAAAAAAGCCCAATTCCTTTCTTTTTGAAAGTGCAAAGAATAGACTGTTACATTTTGTTGTTAGCAGACATGCAAAAAAGCCAGCAGAACTTTTTATTGTCCAACTGGCTTTGTTGCTTTATTTTATTATTAACATTTCAGCAATTTCTGCTACTGTTTCTGCTTTTTCAATCTGCTCAAGCAAGTGATATTTCATAATTAAATTCGTAAGTTGACTTAATGCATTTATATGTGTGTAGGAGTCAATGGAAGCGAGCACAATAATTAATTTGACTTGATCTTTCGCTTTACTTGAAAATGAAACTGGTTGGCTTAGTCTAAGTAAGCTCATACCAACTCGATATGCCCCGTCCTCAGCAGAAGCATGTGGAAGTGCAATCCCTGGCGCAATAACAATATAAGGTCCTAGCTTCTCAATATTTTCAATCATTGCACTCTGATAATTTTTCGAGATATAACCTTCTTCTTGAAGCGACTTCGAAGCAATTTGAATAGCCTCACGCCAATCAGCAACACTATCTTTAAAAGTAATTCGCTCTTTTGGTAATAATTCTTTTAGTGTGGGTGATTTTTCTAATTGGCTGTCTGGTTGAACTTGAAATAACACAGCTTTTAACTTAGCTGCTAATTTTTCGCGGTCTTCTACTTTAGCATATTGATCAACAACATCAAGCACGGATGATAGCATGCGTGCATCTGAATCCTTCTGTAAAATATGCGGTGCTATTGCTTTCATAAGTTGTTGTTTTTGCACTTCTGTCACAATTGGACTAACAATAAAAACAGGTGCTTTTGGTTCGATAATTGGCAAAGTCGACACAATGAAGTCAGGCGAATAAATCCCCTTTTCAAATTCACGAATTGAAATTGGCTCTAAAATCTCCACGCGTTCACCCAGCAATTGCGATAATTGCCGCTCAATCATTCTCGAGGTCCCTACTCCTTTAGAACAAACAATCAGCAATTTCTTCCGTTCTACTAGAGTGTTGTTTTTTCGGGATAAGTAACCACCAAAAAGAATTGTCACATAGGCTACTTCATCTTCCGGAATCGTCTCATCCAAAAGTTCTTCCAGTGGTTCTAGTGACTTCTTAGTAATTTCATACACATCGCTATAACTTTGCTTAATATCTGCGCGCAAAGGGTTAATCCATTCTATTTGGAACTTTAATCGGTAATAAGCTGGTTGTAAATGTAGCAGTAAATCGTGTTTTAAACTCTGATGATCTTCAAAATTCACACAAGCAAGGCGCTCAAATTCGGCGATTATTTTCTCCACGATAATATTTAACTTTCCTTCAACCGCTGCACTATCATTCAAACGGCTAGCTCCGAGTAAAAGCTTTCCTAAATAAACAATCTCTGCATGATTAATTTGGAAGTCTTCTGTTATCTGTAGTTGCTGATAAATTTCTTCGGCAATTTCATATGAATCAATTTTGCTTTCGTCTTGTTCATTCAAATAACAGTCTTTTTTCATCCGTTCTTTAAAGAAGAAAATCATTATCCCGATTCGTTCGATAACTTCATCTGTATAACGAATACCGATTTTTTTCTCCGTCACTGCTAATATTTCAAAAATAATATCTAAGTTAGGAAATAGTTCTTTGTTTTTTATCATCGGATTGATTCTCATTAAATCGAGCAGTTGATCTGCTGTCGGAATTTCTTCGTTGTTCATGCAATAATGAATAAAAAATTGGCGGATGCTACGTTCGTCTCCTGTAACTATATTGCCGCGCTTTCGGTCGTATAAGAACTCTAAATTAAATTGCTTCAGAGCTAGTTTCAATTGCTTAATATCTTGCAAACTCGTATTTCGACTAACTTCATTACACTCATTTATTGTGTCGATTATCACTCTGGCATCAGTTACCAGCAGGAAAAATAAAATACGGATTCGACGCTCACTTGCTGTAAAAACTTTATGCCTCGTGTCCCTATTTTCAAGTAATTTTTTAATTGTTGGTTTTTCTTCTTCTAATAAATAATAGCCTTGAGCGCGGACAGATTGAATTCCATCCAGCCCGATATCATCTAGTTCTTTATTGATTTTTTCTACGTCATATTGTAACGTTCGCTTCGAGATGCCTAGTTCTTCTTGCAACTTCTCTGGCGCAAGATATACATTTGCTGCAACAAGTGACTCAAGCAGCGTCATACTTCTATCATCAAATTGTACCACTGATCTACCTCCTTGATTTCGGTCTAGAAGGTAAAAAGATATGTCTATCTTAAGGTTATGCGAAAATGTGAATTTTTTCAAGTGTATTATGATTTTATGTATAAAAAAACCGACAAAGCTAAAATAGCTTTGTCGGTTTGAAGTGTATCAGATATTATTTGCTGATGTTAGAAACAACGCCAGCGCCTACTGTACGTCCACCTTCACGGATGGAGAATTTTGTACCATCTTCAATAGCGATTGGTGCAATTAATTCTACTTCAAGTTCAATGTTATCGCCAGGCATAACCATTTCAGAACCTTCTGGAAGCGTAACAATACCAGTTACGTCAGTAGTACGGAAATAGAATTGTGGGCGGTAGTTGTTGAAGAATGGAGTATGACGTCCACCTTCTTCTTTAGTTAAAACATAAGTTTCAGCTTTGAAGTTAGTGTGTGGAGTAATCGAACCTGGTTTAGCTAATACTTGACCACGTTGGATATCTTCACGAGCAACACCACGTAGAAGTGCGCCAATGTTGTCGCCAGCTTCAGCGTAGTCTAGTAATTTACGGAACATTTCTACTCCAGTTACTACTACTTTTTTGCTTTCTTCTTCAATACCGATAACTTCTACTTCGTCACCAACTTTAACTTGTCCACGTTCAACACGTCCAGTTGCAACAGTTCCACGACCAGTGATTGAGAATACATCCTCAACTGGCATCATGAATGGTTTGTCAGTATCACGTTCTGGAGTTGGAATGTAAGAATCTACAGCTTCCATTAACTCATCAATTTTAGCTTCCCAATCAGCTTCACCTTGAAGTGCTTTAAGAGCTGAACCTTTGATTACAGGAATGTCATCGCCAGGGAATTCATATTCAGTTAATAGATCACGAATTTCCATTTCAACTAATTCTAGTAATTCTTCATCGTCAACCATGTCACATTTGTTCATGAATACAACGATATATGGAACACCAACTTGACGTGAAAGTAAGATATGTTCACGAGTTTGTGGCATTGGACCATCAGCAGCAGATACTACTAAGATAGCTCCGTCCATTTGTGCAGCACCAGTGATCATGTTTTTAACATAATCGGCATGTCCTGGGCAGTCAACGTGTGCATAGTGACGAGTATCAGTTTGGTACTCAACGTGAGCAGTAGAGATTGTGATACCACGTTCTCTTTCTTCTGGAGCACCATCAATTTGGTCATAAGCTTGTGCATCAGCATAGCCTTTTTTAGCAAGTACAGTTGTAATTGCAGCAGTTAAAGTAGTTTTACCATGGTCAACGTGTCCAATAGTACCAATGTTAACATGGGGTTTAGAGCGGTCAAATTTTTCTTTTGCCATTTTAAAATATCCTCCTCGATAATTCAATAATTATTTTTTACTCAGCTTAAATTTAAACTAAGTAATACTTCTAACTAAAGTTATACTTGATGTTACGAAAAAAATCAATTAATCTTCTTTGTTGTTTCCACCATTAGCTTTAATGATTTCTTCAGCAATAGATTTAGGAACTTCTTCATAGTGGTCAAATTGCATAGTGTATACACCACGACCTTGCGTACCTGAACGAAGGTGAGTTGCATAACCAAACATGTTTGCAAGTGGTACAAATGCGCGAACAACTTGAGCGTTACCGCGAGCTTCCATACCATCTACACGACCACGACGGGAAGTAATATTACCCATGATATCACCAAGATATTCTTCTGGGATAACAACCTCTACAGCCATCATTGGCTCAAGGATTACTGGGTCACATTTCTTAGCAGCATTACGTAATGCCATTGAAGCAGCCACTTTGAAGGCCATTTCATTGGAATCGACGTCATGGTAAGATCCGTCGTAAAGTTTTGCTTTGATGTCAATCAGTGGATATCCTGCAAGTACACCATTATCTAGCGCGCCTTCAAGACCTGCTTGTACAGCTGGGA
The nucleotide sequence above comes from Listeria ivanovii subsp. londoniensis. Encoded proteins:
- a CDS encoding PTS ascorbate transporter subunit IIC gives rise to the protein MEIITWIANNFFGTPAILLGFIVLLGLLLQKKNLSQVISGTFKAIIGFLIINAGAAVITGSLGIFEPMWKEVFGLETPPLAGFLGQEAFNAKFGSAVTLAMTLGFLVNVLLARFTPFKYIYLTGHMMFWTTTIFAGITVQAVGGDIPFWGLVLFLAVIMGLYWTLQPAITQPFLRKITGNDNVALGHTSSSVAILSALLGKVFGNKKNDAEHINLPKKLEFLRDSNVITALTMGILFVVGAVILMVKKTPGAEKLIAEAGNQSFIVYSIVQSFTFAAGIAIVLVGVRMFIGEIVPAFNGIATKLVPGAKPALDAPIVYPYAPNSVIIGFVGAFIGAIIWLVVLGNTVGYVFVPTMIVLFFHGAVAGVFGNSTGGVRGALIGGFLTATVVAWGQYIMVTFFINTTVPDTAMWAADSDMFILGPIVSMLAKLFF
- a CDS encoding PTS sugar transporter subunit IIB, with the translated sequence MKILAVCGLGQGTSLILRMNVETVLREMGVDADVEHIDVSAARSMNVDIIVTSQELAETLGTDTSAKVIIVNNYFDNAEIKNALSAAINN
- a CDS encoding PTS sugar transporter subunit IIA gives rise to the protein MSFLDKELVNLHGSATKADEAITQAGELLVNAGYVSEQYVEKMVESYHENGAYFVIAPQIAIPHARPTDGVENSAVSLVILKEGVNFGHAANDPVRLVFGLAATSSEAHLKVIQKIVSLLSNNDNIEKMIQAEDYQAIGELVEG
- a CDS encoding BglG family transcription antiterminator; the protein is MVQFDDRSMTLLESLVAANVYLAPEKLQEELGISKRTLQYDVEKINKELDDIGLDGIQSVRAQGYYLLEEEKPTIKKLLENRDTRHKVFTASERRIRILFFLLVTDARVIIDTINECNEVSRNTSLQDIKQLKLALKQFNLEFLYDRKRGNIVTGDERSIRQFFIHYCMNNEEIPTADQLLDLMRINPMIKNKELFPNLDIIFEILAVTEKKIGIRYTDEVIERIGIMIFFFKERMKKDCYLNEQDESKIDSYEIAEEIYQQLQITEDFQINHAEIVYLGKLLLGASRLNDSAAVEGKLNIIVEKIIAEFERLACVNFEDHQSLKHDLLLHLQPAYYRLKFQIEWINPLRADIKQSYSDVYEITKKSLEPLEELLDETIPEDEVAYVTILFGGYLSRKNNTLVERKKLLIVCSKGVGTSRMIERQLSQLLGERVEILEPISIREFEKGIYSPDFIVSTLPIIEPKAPVFIVSPIVTEVQKQQLMKAIAPHILQKDSDARMLSSVLDVVDQYAKVEDREKLAAKLKAVLFQVQPDSQLEKSPTLKELLPKERITFKDSVADWREAIQIASKSLQEEGYISKNYQSAMIENIEKLGPYIVIAPGIALPHASAEDGAYRVGMSLLRLSQPVSFSSKAKDQVKLIIVLASIDSYTHINALSQLTNLIMKYHLLEQIEKAETVAEIAEMLIIK
- the tuf gene encoding elongation factor Tu translates to MAKEKFDRSKPHVNIGTIGHVDHGKTTLTAAITTVLAKKGYADAQAYDQIDGAPEERERGITISTAHVEYQTDTRHYAHVDCPGHADYVKNMITGAAQMDGAILVVSAADGPMPQTREHILLSRQVGVPYIVVFMNKCDMVDDEELLELVEMEIRDLLTEYEFPGDDIPVIKGSALKALQGEADWEAKIDELMEAVDSYIPTPERDTDKPFMMPVEDVFSITGRGTVATGRVERGQVKVGDEVEVIGIEEESKKVVVTGVEMFRKLLDYAEAGDNIGALLRGVAREDIQRGQVLAKPGSITPHTNFKAETYVLTKEEGGRHTPFFNNYRPQFYFRTTDVTGIVTLPEGSEMVMPGDNIELEVELIAPIAIEDGTKFSIREGGRTVGAGVVSNISK